The Salvelinus namaycush isolate Seneca chromosome 19, SaNama_1.0, whole genome shotgun sequence DNA window aactgtgacatTTTCACATCCCTTGTATGTGCTTTCTAGTTAGGACATTGGAAAACAAACAGTAGGTTAATCCATCCTCAAACCTGAGAGGCATTATTGCCTTAATCGTGGTAAACGTTTCCCTATGGAGAAATAGGCTATTCTGAAAGATGAGCTGCGTCTTGGCATCCATTGTAAAACAGCTAGTATGTATTTTGTGTGGTTTCTAAGATCCATGTGAGGCCACATATGAGATATAAGCTTACTGTATGTGTCGCAATGGATAACTTTTCACTTCAACCTATGAACATGGATTGAGGACTGCCAATAGTAACACTGGTAGCAATATATTGAGATGAGCGTGAtgcaacacagtcacacacagtatctgtgcATGGATTCGCTTCACGCCGTGTACAGCAtggtagccagggcaccaaaacaggGGAGAAGTTGAGCCTTGCACTTCAGCGCTCTAGGTTGTAGTGGAAAAAACCCAGTGTGCTGttctgcatctacgtcatatcgctgagtttACCTTTAATACAAATTCTATAGAGATGAGACTGCTATAGGCCTACTCCTAAATGTTTGCAAGTATACATGATCACTGTTAGATTGATAATAAATAGAAGTCATTCAAGTACAAGAAGAATAACACAGCTTTATTCAAATTAATTTTGGCTACATTTAATCGAGCATGGTCATTTCCaagagaaataaaaaaaaatcaataataGCCTACTTAAGACATTTTAGAAATGTTCCATCATCAACACCCCCTCTATCTTAATCTCTTTACCTGGATGACTAAAGTGGATTTTTATTGTCAAAAAATACAGTGTTTTCACAATATTGTATCAAAAGTTCCCCAAATTTCGAATTTCCAGTAGTTTAAAGGAAATAAAATGATAAGAACTAAATTGACAATTTTAACAATGACTGTTTTTCCAAATACCATAGAGTGCTTTCTATTCATGATTTTCTCCAATAGTCAATGACAGAATCCTTtactaaaatatatttgttgaggaactataatactgtacactacagtatgaaataaatacaattagGAAATATAAAATGAGTCACATAAATAAAATGGCAATCTTAAAATTTGATTGAAATGTAATTTATGCTTGGGAAAAAAATCTACAAAAAcaaaagtaatactgaaaaaggTAATGAAAAATACAGAAAATTGCACAAACATGTAAACTAAAGAACTGCTGTCTCTATCGATGCTAATACTGACATAGGTACTTTGAAAAACTAGGTGAAATATTGATTTAATACTGAAGCCAGAGCAAAGATAATACAAGTAAACTCTGATTTTTACACTGTACAGGGATGGCACTTGCAGAAACGCACAGGTGAAAAGGTTTGCATATAAGGCTTTCTCTTGAGAAAATAAAACATACTAAGTCTCTTGTCTGTCATATGGAGCCCTTCGTATTTCACAATTCTCTATTTCATTCTGTCACTTCATTCCAGTCCATTTTAAGACTCACAACATCCAAATCACACAGGTTTAAAGTTTCCTTCACATAAAGACAAAAAATGGTGTGGTTAGTTTGCCGAGCAAAAGGGAGGGTAGAACCAAGGACATCACAGTAAGTAGTAGACAAAGTACAACACTGACGGACTGCTACCAAGTCTTCAAGCACGGTATAAATATACATAGGGTTTTTTAAATagttttttattgtttttgtagtgATTAAAGGGGCAGAGTGCAATTTCCTGGTTTGGGGTATGAACACAATAAAACACAAGGGTTAACAACATTATAGCACCACACAGCTTTTAGGCCTTATTTAACACTGTACATTAAAGACAGCTTCATTTAATTTGTTTATTATAATGATAATCATTTTACATCATAATGTTGATTCTTAAATAATCCCACCCAGCTTGTCGTCTCAACTCTGATGTTGGCAGTCAGTCACCACATTCCATGAGTTCATCATTATGAGCTTCTGAGAAGCTACAAGTTGCTTGACTTAGCCACTGCAGTGCCCTTCTGAAAACATAGCAAGTTTCATGTTTGCTGGAAGAATGGAAAAAGGAAATGAAACAAACCATCATGACAAATATTTTCTGCAAGATTTTCTTTTGCCTGACTGCAGAATTGATTTAATCTGCTTCCTAATGGTCTGACTTGGTGTCTCTTTTCCCTTCTGTTGAACTGTCATCCATCGAATGCGACGCATCTTTCCCCTCATCATCCCTCGCTGTGTCCATCCTTCCGTCACCCTCGTCCTCTCCTTCCCTGAAACTTCCCGCCTCTCGTCTGTCTGTCACCTCCTCATACGTCTCGTCCACTTCCCTCTGTCCTcgtcctcccctcatccctccttcCGTGCCATCCCTCAGGATGGTGTCGCCCCCGTCCTCCAGCTGGTCCTCGGGGTCTGAGTAGCCCAGCGGCCCCAGACCCTGTAGGTAGGCCCTCCTCATCAGTAGCTCTGTGGGTTCCATGGGGCCCTCGCCCTTGTCCCAGGCCTCCCTCTCCTCCGCCTCCCTCtcagctgcctccctctcttcggCCTCCCTCTTGCAGTAGGAGTAGCGGTGGTTCATGTGCTGGGAGTAGGAGCCTGAGTGAGAGAAGCGTTTGCCACACTTGTCACATTGGTATGGCTTTTCGCCAGAGTGCAGACGCGAGTGCTCGATGAGGTGGTGCTTATGTTTGAAGGCCTTCTTACAGATTGTGCACTGGTGTGGTCGCTTTCCTGCGGAGACacaggagacaggggagaggaggtgttactacagtgttactatggtccCCTTCTCTAGAAACACAGAAAAACACAAAGGGAAAATAAACAGTTATTCAGGAGAACAGACACGTAGTACACATGTAAAATTAGAGTGAATTTAGTCTGACTTGACACAGAATGTATTGATCATATTATGTGCATACTGAGTGTAAAAGCATGTATATCATCAATACGGATTTCTTCATTCCCTCCATCATGGTGTAAATAATTATAGGACACAATAATGATAGGAATGAGTAATGTTGTGATTGTACAAATAAATACAAGTACATTTctcaaatacattttagaaaacaaaacaaagCGTTAAAAGTAAACCTCAATTTATGGTTGACAATCTAACTTTAGAGTTAATTTCAGTTGCTGCTAGAAAACACTGGGGGGAGTCAGGTGGAAATAAAGCGAGCTAAGCCAGTGAACTCAGATGTTTCGAACACCAAGCAAGGTGAAACTGAAGCGCAGCCTGGCACCAGTGAAAGTGTGTTCTCATGACATCATAGGTCCAGATTAAAACGAGTAGGATTAGGCATCCTTCACGGGATGGTGTGACAGTTATATTTATAGGAGGAGGACCTTCACACCACTAGCCCCCTTTGCCCCTCTTCCCCGCCGCCGCAACATGCAGCTCCTCGCACTAAAGGTTTACTACAACTCAGCGGCGCTACCGGAAATATATTCCCTTCCATCTGACTTGTATTAGACAAAATGGGCCTCTGAAATGCAAGTTCAATCGGCCCATATAATAGCACCCTTCCAAAGCGCACATCCCACACTCACATGCACAAACACCTCCCATCCTACGAAAGCCAATACACATAAAGTACACACAGGCGAGCAGCCACGCAACagaatgcacatacacacacagacacacacacaggcgattCCTATCCTCAGATAGCCTTGGAATGCCTGCGACATCATTCATAGTTGGCATACTTtaagtgccccccccccaactcgccctccccacctcccctacAGTGGGACAaaaatagaggagacagagaatTCCTCATGGGGCATTCCATTACAGGATACTGAAAGAGAGGAGTCCCCAGGAGGAGAGGTCACATCTTTGAagatcatttaaaaaataacCAAACATGCCACACAGGCAAGCCTCCTATACGACCTGTCATTCTGTTAAATACCACCAGGGTCAACGCAGTAATTCTCGTCCCTGTCACTGAAGGcacagtatatatactgtatgtcccTGTGTCTTAACATACTAGCGTGAACTTTAAAAAGACAGTCCCTCTTGAAGCAGAACATTTGTTTCCAAAATGGCCACTGGTCCTGTTACTTCTGGAGACCATACGATGATGTCATTTAGAATGCCTGGAGTCAGAATGACTACTACTATGGTGTCTGTGATGGATGCAATGATGCTCACTTCTACTTTTACTGAATGTTTATGTAACCGCTTTCATATCCAAACAGCCCACTATTCCCAAACCCCTTGTCAATAAGAAAGGAACATGTTAAAGGTCATGGATCTGAACACATTAGAATGTAAATTATGAAAGACGAGAGGAAAATAACAATTAAGATTGGTGGGGAAAAAATGATATGATCAAGAaggggaaaaaagagagagaggatgaaataACAAAAAAGAACAGCTTTCAATGACATAAAACATGGAGGGGGACTGGCACAAAGGTGAAGAGGGAGGGTGGGGTAGAAAACAACTGTCCAAATGTTATATACCTGTGTGTTCATATTTGTGTCTTAGGAGGGAACTGGTCTTCTGGAATGTTTTGTCGCACAAGTCACACGCGTACATACCACTTTCTGTCTTCTTAATCTTCTTCCGGGAGAGGAGTGATTCGTCTGTCAGGTCCTCCAGGCCTGACAGATAGTCCACAGTGCCGTCCAGTAGCTCCCCCTATGAGATGAGAGAGGCATATTGTTCAATTATTTGTAAGTAATCCACACCTGTCACCTAAAACAAAAACACCTTCTGCTCTGAGTTTGATCCCAAGTCTGGACAGGACTTAGTCGTCGATCCGTACGACCTGTGTAAGACCCTTCTTACTGCCCAGGAGAGGAGACAATAAAAAGGGGAACATATGGGCTTTTTAAGTCTGTGTTGTGGATTTGATGTGTGGAATGGACCTATATACAAAACAGGCAGCCACAGTACAAACTCATCTAATTACAGGAAATTATTTGACAAAAACACAactttaacataatttttttactAATCTAAAACATTTAATTTGTTTTGTGTTGAGTGTAACTTTATCCATTAGATACTAATTTAAAAGGGCAAAATGTTTATTGTTAACCTCTTACTAAAAATGAACTTTAGTGAATGGACCTAAAACCACAAAAGGGCTTGCTTACCTGGAAACCTGGTTTCCGTTGGTACTTCCTCGACCTCTGTTGCATTTCAGCGAATGTAGCCGCCCCAGTTGCATAAGTGTAGGCCATGTGGGGCAGGAAGCTCATTGGATCCAGCCCTGGGTATGGCCTCAGGCCTGGGATGCTGGCCTGGGCCTGCATGAAGCTAGGCGGGGGGAATGCTCCATGTGGGGGCAGAGATGTGTACATGTGACCACCACCAAAGGGGTTGATGCCAAAGATGGGGCTGGCACTCTTCTCCATCTGGTGTCCGCGGTtgcctctgttgtctctctctgagCCCAGGAACTCCTTCTTGATGTGGGCCAAGTCCATGGGCTCAGTACCCTGCTCCCGGCTGGAATGGTGGTGGTCACCGTTGCAGTCTGAGATGTAGCCGTTTGGTTTGGACCTCTTTTCTCCCAGTGAGATGCTGTTGCTCATCATGTGTTTTGGCAGAGAAAGGTCCAACGGTGCGTCCCCCCCATGGCCATCCCCTTCAGAGGCCAGGCTGTTTGGAGTGTACGAGCTGCTCTGGGAGTTTTTAgaagaagtggaggagagatttagAGGGGATGGAGTTCTGCTTCTAAGCTGGTACAAGGGGTCTAGTGGTTTGTCACCCGTCTGCCTGTTTGCTGTAAACTGGTTGGCCTCTGAGTGTCTGTGGAGAGCGTCACGGTCACCGTTGGTGTTGCCACCGTGTAATTCAGCGAGTGCCATGATACGGTCCACGTGTTGCGGCGTGGACATTGGTGACCTGGTTAGCCTGTGGTGCCTGCGCTTCTCTGCACTGCTCCGCTCTGGCGGCGGTGACTGCTTCCTGGGGTTGGCATTGcccttgttgtgttgttgttgttgctgctgatTCTTCCACTGGGAGAACCACTCAGTGACGAACTCCTGCGGAAGGCCGACTGCGATGGAGATCTTCAGTAACTCCTCTGAGTTGGGTTCTGTGTTCATGGCGAAGTAGGCCTTGAGCACTGACATGTGGTCCTTGAAGGGGTTGACGGGGCTGGTGGCGCCCCTCTCTGAAAGAGAGGACAGCAGGGCGGCCTGCTGGTCTGAGGGGAACACTCCCCTGTGGCTGAGAGACACGTCCTCGCTGGGCTGAAGGTGGTTGATCTCCTCGTTCTTCTTACACAGGTAGCGCTCATGCTGGTGCAGTGGGATGGGCCCTGGGAAGGTCTCCTTGCAGAACTGGCAGGAGAACGGCAGGAATGGAACCAGGTGGCTCTCGTGGTGCGACTTGTCCTCATGATCCGTCGAGTGGTTGAGCCTCTCCTTCTTTATGTCCATGTTGATCTGCCTCTTGGAGTCATTGATCAGGCTCTTGGCCTCATTCACCTTCTCCAGGGTGTAGTCGATGATGCTCTTGGTGGGGCTGCCGTGGCCCACCGCCTGGAAGCTGGCACGCGGAGAGGACAAGGCCATCTTCTGCTCCTCCATCTGAGCTCCCAGCTCCTTCATATAGGCCCTGAGCTTGGAGATCTCCTCCGGGTTCCCATCCATCTTCTGTCGACACACCGTGTTGTCCACAATCTGGAGGACCTTCTGCACCTCGCTCAGGTTGTTCCCCAGGGACCCGTATCCCAGCAGGGGCAGGTCCAACCCCATTCCACCCAGGTGCTGCAGGGGGCTCTGGGATGAGCTGTGGACCCCCAGGGGGCTGCCTCCTCGGCAGGCTCCATTCATGTAGCCCCCTGGTCCTCCGACGCCATATTGGGAGGCCATCAGTAGCCGGTAGTCGTTTAAGTCCATTGGCTCTGCCTTGATGTCCAGTTGGCCCTGCTGATCTTGGAGCCCCATGGGGCGGCCGTTCTCCAGCTTGTGGCGGAGCAGAGCCAGGGCGGGGCTTCCCGGGGAGGAGGCGGTGGAGTTAGGGGAGGAGCCAGCCTTGGCGTTGCCTCCTCCATTACTTACTCGTCCATTGACGGAGAACAGACCGACACACTTCTTGCTGCTGATGTGGGAACTGTAGGAGCCGGAGTGGGAGAAGCGCTTCTTGCAGTTGGAGCACTCGTATGGTTTCTCACCTGTAAAGATAAACAGGTACATACATTTCAAGTTACTCCATTTTGAATGCTTGCAATTGGCTGGTAGTGAAATAGCTGAAGATTTCTTTCAGTGTGAAAATTTGAATTTCTATTTCTATTACACGTCTATTCAACTCTCGTCTTCTTGAGCTATGGCCTCATCCATATGGCGGAATTAGTCAGTTATGAAACAGGTCTGAAACAGTGAGCTATTATAAAACAGAATGACTAATTTACTGACAGAGGCCAAAAAGGAACATTATCAATTTTACTCTTATGGCATGAGCCCTCTCTGTCATCTAGCCACAGTCAcatgaatacattttaaaatggtgGGCTGACGCCGGCTTGACTCATCTTAGTACCTACCGCTGTGAATGCGAAGATGCTCCTTCAAGTGATGCTTGTATTTGAAGGCTTTTCCACACTCAGTGCATTTGAACTTGCGGTTGCCGGCCCCTTCACTCAGCAGCTGGGACTGTGGAGGAGATAGAAAAGAGAGTTTTCACATCAGTGCCACCTAAACGTGTTGTGTGTGGGAGTCACAAGTGTGGGAGTCACAAATGAACCAGGCACTGGGCGAGATTTCAAGGTAGCTGGCCTTGAGAAGGAATGTAATGATTTTGTCTTAGCTTCAACGGTAGGCTACTTTGCAACACAATAACCCTCCGTCATAAACGTTAACTACATCTAACTACATAAGTATTTTTTAGGGTTTTATATCTGAAATGGTTTAATAAAAATGATGAAGCGTGCAAGGAACTCATTAATCGATTTTGAGAATAGTTTGTGGGTTGAGTTTTTGTGTTCTGTTCAAAGGTAACTGTTTAGTGTAGGTGCATTTCCTGAAATTCAAATGAGTGCAgataacaaataaaaacagcaTGTAGAGAGATAAAGCCCCCACAAAGACCTTTATGAGAAAGATGTGGGAGGTTTTCATGGTACAATTTAAATTTCAAAAAATCCCTTTTCACTAATGCTTGCTGAAGAATCTATATATcggtgtgtgttattgtgtttgtgtgattgtgtatgtgtgtatgtatggcaGCAGGTGACGTTTCAGGTTAGAGCATGTGATTAGGGTTAGACTACTGAATGTGGCTTGAAGGGGACTACATTGTGAAAATGCTAGCGATCTGAAAAATGgggccaatgactgatgtggtagaACCTGCCTTCATAACCAAATGTGTGAACAATTACCCCATGCTAAAAATAAATTCCATTGCTCTAGGCACACAGAGGATAAGCAGAGTAGCACAATTCACATGTTTGCACCAATAGCACTCAGTAGCACTCAAATGGAAATCCCTCCACAGTCCGGTGCACTAAGGAAGCCTAGTCATAATGACCTTCCATAGGATCCTTTCTTTAACTCTTTTAACTGTAGAGGAAGTACAGAACTAAACAAACACTTAAAGTCATTTGAGGATTATGATACTCCAGATCACTGGGGAAAATACCATCTGCTCTTATTTAAGCCAGTCTGAAGGAGGATCAggtgagggggtggagggggactCCGGGAGGAAGGAGGGTGGGGTCAggtgagggggtggagggggactCCGGGAGGAAGGAGGGTGGGGTCAggtgagggggtggagggggactCCGGGAGGAAGGAGGGTGGGGTCAggtgagggggtggagggggactCCGGGAGGAAGGGGGGGTCAggtgagggggtggagggggactCCGGGAGGGGGACACCGgtaggagggaggaaggagggggtcaggtgagggggtggagggggactCCGGGAGGAAGGAGGGTGCTTATTTGAGGAAATCTGACTATTATCACCACTATAAGTGGACAATTGTAATGATTCCACTGCTTATTTGCATGGTCCGTCATAAGAGACAGTTGTAGGTTCGGTTTTAGGACAGAAAAAAAGGCCTATacttttgtttttttgtctttatGTTTACAAATTGCTGGTTGTAAATGGTTGTACTGATTCCCTGGTTAAAAtcaaaatacaaaattaaatacaaTTTCATCCTTCACACGaattggtaaacaacaggtgtagactaacaatgaGAAGCTTACTAGCGGGGccaaacaatgcagagagaaagacaatagagaAATAGAAGACTGAAACACGTATTTAAAAAAAGTCATATTTAAATACACAATCagtaactgtcacaccctgatctggttcacctgtccttgtgattgtctccacccccctccaggtgtcgcttattatccccggtgtatatatatccctgtgtttcctgtctctgtgccagtgtaacggatgtgaaatggctagctagttagcgggtacgcgctaatagcatttcaatcggttacgtcacttgctctgagacctgatgtagggtttccccttgctctgcaagggccgcggcttttgtggagcgatgggtaacgacgcttcgtgggtgtcagttgttgatgtgtgcagagggtccctggttcgcgcccgtgtcggggcgaggggacggtttaaagttatactgttacattgatgctgttgacccggatcactggttgctgcggaaaagggggaggtcgaaaggggggtgagtgtaacagatgtgaaatggctagctagttagcgggtacgcgctaatagcatttcaatcggttacgtcacttgctctgagacctgaagtagggtttccccttgctctgcatgggccgtggcctttgtggagcgatgggtaacgatgcttcgtgggcgaccgttgttgatgtgtgcagagggtccctggttcgcgtcggggcgaggggacggtttaaagttatactgttacaccagttcgtcttgtttgacAAGACAACCAGTGGTTTTCCTTGCTCCTATCTTTTCCAGTCTCTGTttgtttctagtcctcctggtttcgacccttgcctgtcctgactccaaacccgcctgcctgaccactctgcatgttctgactaccagcctgcctatcccgttgtactgttttggactcggatctggtttctgacccctgcctgtcctgactccaaacccgcctgcctgaccactctgcatgtcctgactaccagcctgcctatccccttgttTTGTTTTGGACTCAGATCTggtttctgacccctgcctggcctgacctCGAGACCGCCTATcgtctggtactgtttggactctgacctggtttatgaactctcgcctgtccccgacctgcctttgcctactccctttgttataataaatatcgtAGTTCTACCATCTGCCtcgtgtctgcatttgggtctcgccttgtgcccttatagtaacgataactaggctatatacacggggtaccagtaccaagtcgacgtacaggggtacgaggtaattgaggtagacatgtacaaataactaggaataaagtgacagataataaacagtagcagcactATCTATAAAACTGGTACTTAATAAACGCTATGCTCAGTGAAAGCACTGCGTATTGAACCATAGGAAATGGTCCAAATCTCTGCTACTATGTATGAGTGCTCATTTCTAATCAAATCTGGTCCATTTCTAGCAACAGCTGATGTAAAACGTCAGATGGCCCGAGGAAGGCAATATGCTAGCACATCCCACGCAGGCCTCACTAAAGGAAGACGTTTGGGGGAGCGCAACACAATGCAGCTGTGAACAAGCTGTGTGGGGGTCTGAAGCAGTGTGGGGGTCTGAAGCAGTGTGGGGATCTGAAGCAGTGTGTGGGTCTGAAGCAGTGTGGGGGTCTGAAGCAATGTGTGGGTCTGAAGCAGTGCGGGGTCTGAAGCAGTGTGGGGGTCTGAAGCAGTGTGGGGGTCTGAAGCAGTGTGGGAGTCTGAAGCAGTGTGGGGGTCTGAAGCAGTGCGGGGTCTGAAGCAGTGTGTGGGTCTGAAGCAGTGTGGGGGTCTGAAGCAGTGTGGGGGTCTGAAGCAGTGTGGGGGTCTGAAGCAGTGCGGGGTCTGAAGCAGTGTGGGGGTCTGAAGCAGTGTGGGGGTCTGAAGTAACTTGTTTAATGTGAGAGGAGTAGAGGATgacaggaagaggaaaggagaatACTAATTCACTCAAGAGAATATGATTCTCCATGCAGAAGAAAAGAGCATCCAGTCACCATGAGGAAGCCATTAAAGCCATTATAATTAACACAAATCTTAAAAGGAAAAATAAATGAGTGAAGGGCAGTGACCTAAAATGATACTGTGTGTTTCACCCAGATCGTTGGTCGACCCACACAACGATACAACAGTGTGAAGGAGATGAGATGAGGAAAGAAAAGAGTAAAAGAAAAACGGAAAAAcatcaccctgtctgtctgtctgtctgtctgtctgtctgtctgtctgtctgtctgtctgtctgtctgcctgcctgcctgcctgcctgcctgcctgcctgcctgcctgtctgcctgtctgtctgtctgtctgtctgtctgtctgtctgcctgcctgcctgcctgcctgcctgcctgcctgtctgcctgcctgcctgcctgtctgtctgtctgtctgtctgtctgtctgtctgtctgtctgtctgtctgtctgtctgtctgtctgcctgcctgcctgcctgcctgtctgtctgtctgtctgtctgtctgtctgtctgtctgtctgtctgtctgtctgtctgtctgtctgcctgtcttacCTGATCGATCCCTGGCTTGTGCATGGCCATATGTCTCTCCAGCAGTGTTCGGTGTGAGAAGGTCTCGCTGCACAGTGGGCAGGGTATGCTCTCCTCGTGCTTCTCATGGCGGTACTTGATGTGCTCCTTGAGCGATGTCAGACGCTTGTAGCCCCGGTCGCAGTAAGGACAGGTCAACAGTTGGGTGAAAGAATCTGGAGTCCCAGGTGACTGTTCTGTAcaggggaaaggaggaggagtTGTCATAAGGTCAGCCAGTAGACCCTGATGGGTAGCATGCCCAGGTTGTAAACAGAGGAGGTGCAAAAAGCAACATGATTATCTCTGCTTCACAAAGACTCTATGTAGAGTCACCATCAGCTTACACTTGAACACAGACTACCCATAAAAGTCAGTCAGTAACACTATTGGGGACAAAGGCACAGAGGTGGAAGGCCTTAAATGCCGTTTCTGAGACTGCAAATAGTCAGAGATTTACTGTAAAATGGATTTTATGGATTCTCACCGTTTTCGTTT harbors:
- the LOC120064142 gene encoding zinc finger E-box-binding homeobox 2-like translates to MKQEIMAEGPRCKRRKQSNPQRKNVLTYENVVEMSSETDKDDKTLLSEENGLTNGEEGGSPAGASVPNLEASPRVGHALLSYRGGAEGSEGRDGRQSHHHACRLGDNQHRHLNGTVNGMNGVSELDNYFTKCSKLEESDGLSASIAEYLQRGDTAIIYPEAPEEVTRLGTPETIGQDENENEQSPGTPDSFTQLLTCPYCDRGYKRLTSLKEHIKYRHEKHEESIPCPLCSETFSHRTLLERHMAMHKPGIDQSQLLSEGAGNRKFKCTECGKAFKYKHHLKEHLRIHSGEKPYECSNCKKRFSHSGSYSSHISSKKCVGLFSVNGRVSNGGGNAKAGSSPNSTASSPGSPALALLRHKLENGRPMGLQDQQGQLDIKAEPMDLNDYRLLMASQYGVGGPGGYMNGACRGGSPLGVHSSSQSPLQHLGGMGLDLPLLGYGSLGNNLSEVQKVLQIVDNTVCRQKMDGNPEEISKLRAYMKELGAQMEEQKMALSSPRASFQAVGHGSPTKSIIDYTLEKVNEAKSLINDSKRQINMDIKKERLNHSTDHEDKSHHESHLVPFLPFSCQFCKETFPGPIPLHQHERYLCKKNEEINHLQPSEDVSLSHRGVFPSDQQAALLSSLSERGATSPVNPFKDHMSVLKAYFAMNTEPNSEELLKISIAVGLPQEFVTEWFSQWKNQQQQQQHNKGNANPRKQSPPPERSSAEKRRHHRLTRSPMSTPQHVDRIMALAELHGGNTNGDRDALHRHSEANQFTANRQTGDKPLDPLYQLRSRTPSPLNLSSTSSKNSQSSSYTPNSLASEGDGHGGDAPLDLSLPKHMMSNSISLGEKRSKPNGYISDCNGDHHHSSREQGTEPMDLAHIKKEFLGSERDNRGNRGHQMEKSASPIFGINPFGGGHMYTSLPPHGAFPPPSFMQAQASIPGLRPYPGLDPMSFLPHMAYTYATGAATFAEMQQRSRKYQRKPGFQGELLDGTVDYLSGLEDLTDESLLSRKKIKKTESGKRPHQCTICKKAFKHKHHLIEHSRLHSGEKPYQCDKCGKRFSHSGSYSQHMNHRYSYCKREAEEREAAEREAEEREAWDKGEGPMEPTELLMRRAYLQGLGPLGYSDPEDQLEDGGDTILRDGTEGGMRGGRGQREVDETYEEVTDRREAGSFREGEDEGDGRMDTARDDEGKDASHSMDDSSTEGKRDTKSDH